GCCGGATGGTCACGCCCTGGCTGGCCAGGCCGCCCTCGGTGAGCCCGAGGACCCTGTCCATGACCTCGCGCGGGTTCATGGACTCCATGCGCGGCGAGGCCGGGCGCGCGAAGTCCATGAGGCTGCCCAGGATGGCGCTTATGCGGTCGATCTGGTCCACCATCTGGCGCAGGCCCTTCTTGGTGGCCTCGTCCGTTGCGCGCATGGCCATGAGCTGGGCGCGGGCCGAGATGATGGCCAGGGGATTGTTGATCTCGTGGGCGGCCCCGGCGGCGAGCTGGCCCACGGCCGCGAGGCGCTGGGTCTTGAGGAGCTTCTCGTTGAGGTCCTGCATGGAGAGCATGACCTCGCTCAGCCGCTCCGAGCGCGCCTCGCACCGTGCCACCAGCTCCAGCCTGCGGAAGGCCTGGGCCGCCAGTTGGGCCAGCAGGCTCACTGCGGCGCGCTCTTCCTCCCCGATGGAGCCTTCAGAGGGGAGATACAGCAGCTCCCCGACGACATCCCCGCCCGCCACCAGGCTGACCATGGCCACGCCGTCCAGGAAGTGTATGGGCGGGCCCTCCGGGCCGTGCAAGGCGCTGGCCCGGGTGCGAAGCCCCGAAAGGTTGGCGGCGACGGCGGGGTGGAGCAAGGCCGCATCCTCGGCCACGGGTTCGAGGCTGGGCGTAAGGCGGACAGCCAGGGGCCTGGCGCCCCCCTCCCCGCCCCAGGCCTGGCCCGCGCAGGCGGTGAGCGTCGGGTCGCACAGGCCGGCGAAGCCGTCCATGGCCCCGAAGCGGTCGCGCATACAGGCCGCCAGGGCGGCGAGAACGTCCTGCGGGATGTCCGCCTTGGCGATGGCGACCCCAGCCAGGGCCACGTTGCGCAGCGCCTGCACGTCTCTTTCCAGCCCGCGGCTCTTGCCCGAGAGGTTCAGGTTGGCGTCGCCCAGGCGTCTGTTGGCGCGCCCGAGGGCGTTGCAGTAAAAGGCCGCGGCGTCCTCCTTGAGGTCGAACAGGGCGGCCCGCTGGGCGAACATCCTGCCCACGCCCTCCCGAACGGCCGCGAGGACGGCGGGGGTATCCAGCCCGAGCCCGGAGGCGAGCTCCATGCTCCTGGGGTCGGTTCCGGGGTGCACCGTGCCCAGGGACTCATGCGCCAGCCGGTCTGACAGGGCGGCCACCATGCTGGTCTGGGCGGATTCGCCCAGGCCCAACAAGGCGCTGGCGGGCTGATGGTGCATCCAGGCGGCGTCGACAAGCTCCGCCGGAAGCCTCCAGCGTTCCAGAAGCCATTTGCCCGCCAGGCAGTGGTCCGCGCCGAAGGACTCCTGCTCCTGCTTGAGGAGCTGGTTACCGATCAGGAATTCGTCGCTGAGCAGCGCGGCGTAGGCATCCCCCCCGGCCGAGAGCAGGGCGAGCTTGCCGCAATCGTGCAGGAGCCCGGCCGCGAAGGCCCTGCCCGCAAGGCCCGGGCGGAAGCGCTCCGCGATGAGCTTTGCGGCGCAGGCGCAGGCCAGGCTGTGACGCCAGATCTCGCTGACGGCCGGATCGCCCGACTCGAAGCTCTTGAGCAGGCCTTCGCGCACGCACACGCACAGCGCCAGGTTGCACACCACGTCCGTACCCAGGAACATGACCGCCTGGCGGATGTCGTCCACCTTCTCGAAGCGGTTGAACTCCGCCGAGTGCGCATGGCGCAGCACGCGCAAGGATACGGCTGGGTCCATCTCCATGGCCTCGATGAGCTCAGCCATGTCCGGCGCGGGCTGGGTGACAAGGGCCAGGATGCGTTGAGCCGAGGCGGGGGCCGAGGGCAGCGTGTCGATGCGGTCGATCAGGGTTCGCATTCTTTCAGCGGCAATCTGTGTATGTTCCTGGCGCATGGTCACCGCAGGGTATGGGTTGCGGAGGGGACAACTTTGTCCGCATCCATTAGAACAACACGAAAAAAAAGAAAACCGTCCGACGCACCTCCCAGAACTTTGTTTCTGGAAATCCGCGATATACTGGACAAATGAAGTTCCATTATTGTACGGATCATTCCATATGGCTGCAGTGCACCCTCACCCTCCGGGAGAGATCGGAATATGAGCACGGCCGGAACATCCATCCTGCTGGTGGACGACGAGCCCGAACTACTCGAGGTCTGCGCCGAGGCCCTTTCTGACCTGGCCGGGAAGATCTCCACCGCCGGAGACGGCCTTCAGGCGGCCACCCTCATCGCGCAGGAAAGCTACGACCTCGTCATCAGCGACCTGCGGATGCCAGGCGCGGGCGGCATGGACCTCATCAAGTCGGTCTCGCGCATCTCGCCCGGCACCGACGTCATCGTGCTCACCGGCTTCGGCACCATCGACAACGCGGTGGAGTGCGTTCGCCTGGGCGCGGTGAACTACCTGCTCAAGCCCTTCCGCGTGGAGAGCCTTCGCTCCGCCGTTATCAAGGCCCTGGACGAGCGCTCCATGCGCCAGCAGCAGAAGGCCGTCAGCGACCTCTCGCGCATGCTGGACCTCAACAACGCCCTCTCCATCCAGAAGGACTCCAAGTCCCTCATCAAGGAATTCCTGCTCCAGGTCCGCTCCAGCTTCATGCCGGACGGCATCGCCTTCTTTTATGGAGGCTCGCCCAACGGCAACGGCAACGGCAACGGTAACGGCGTGCATGGCGGCAGGCACGTTCTCATTGGCCCCCACTTCCGGGACCACCCCGAGGTGCGGGCCTGGTTCGAATCGCTCGCGGGTTCGCTGGCCAACAGGGGCCGCCCCCTGCTGCTCGAGGAGCAACTGCTGCGCCAAGCTTTCGGCCAGAGGGTGTCGGAAGGCGCCGTCCCCGCCTCTGCCATCGGTGTGAGCGTTAGCGGCCCGGAGGGTACCCCGGGCGCGGTGGTGGCCCTGCGCGCCGAAGGCTCGAGCCCCTACTCCCTTTCGGACCTGCACCTGCTCACGCTGTTCGCGGCCCACGCCTCGCTCTGCTTCGAGAGCCACTGGGCCTGCACGCGCCTGAAATCGGTCAACGACGAGATCGTGTTCTCCCTGGTGCACGCCGTGGAGGCCAAGGACACCTACACCAGGGGCCACTCCGAGCGGGTCAGCCGCTATGCGGCCAGACTGGGGAAATTCATCGGCCTGGAGCAACGGGAGGTGGACCTGGTGCGTACAGCGGGCATGCTCCACGACGTGGGCAAGATCGGGGTGCCTGACAGCATCCTCAACAAGCCCGCCATACTCGAACCGCACGAGCTGCCCGTGATGCGCCAGCATCCAGCCATCGCCCGCAACATCCTGGGCAAGGTGGCGAGCCTCACCGACGTGCTGCCCGTGGTGTACCACCACCACGAGCGCTTTGACGGCACAGGCTATCCCGACGGCCTGAAGGGGGAGGACATCCCTTTCCTGGCTAGGCTGATCAGCGTCGCCGACGGCTTCGAGGCCATGACCACGGACCGGGCCTACCACCGGGCCCGCAGCGTGGACGCCGCGCGAGCCATCCTGGCCAACGGCGCCGGGCGCCAGTGGGACCCGGGGCTCGTGCAGGCTTGGCTCAAGCTGCTCGACGCCGGCGGACTCGGCGCACCCTAGGGCGCCTC
This genomic stretch from Fundidesulfovibrio soli harbors:
- a CDS encoding HDOD domain-containing protein; this encodes MRTLIDRIDTLPSAPASAQRILALVTQPAPDMAELIEAMEMDPAVSLRVLRHAHSAEFNRFEKVDDIRQAVMFLGTDVVCNLALCVCVREGLLKSFESGDPAVSEIWRHSLACACAAKLIAERFRPGLAGRAFAAGLLHDCGKLALLSAGGDAYAALLSDEFLIGNQLLKQEQESFGADHCLAGKWLLERWRLPAELVDAAWMHHQPASALLGLGESAQTSMVAALSDRLAHESLGTVHPGTDPRSMELASGLGLDTPAVLAAVREGVGRMFAQRAALFDLKEDAAAFYCNALGRANRRLGDANLNLSGKSRGLERDVQALRNVALAGVAIAKADIPQDVLAALAACMRDRFGAMDGFAGLCDPTLTACAGQAWGGEGGARPLAVRLTPSLEPVAEDAALLHPAVAANLSGLRTRASALHGPEGPPIHFLDGVAMVSLVAGGDVVGELLYLPSEGSIGEEERAAVSLLAQLAAQAFRRLELVARCEARSERLSEVMLSMQDLNEKLLKTQRLAAVGQLAAGAAHEINNPLAIISARAQLMAMRATDEATKKGLRQMVDQIDRISAILGSLMDFARPASPRMESMNPREVMDRVLGLTEGGLASQGVTIRRDYKPGIPDIKADPRQMEQVLLNLVLNAQHAMESTVEGAAPGGTLTAGISFSPVSDSVTFSVADTGMGILPENKDKIFDPFFTTKGEGKGTGLGLSTAYGIVQAHKGRIDVESAPGHGSVFNVVLPRDFVAQTPAQDIPAEGRTPRQAVLVVDDERHIRDILREALESKGYAVEVAEDGEKALHLLRENRYRLMILDIRMPSRDGLSLLREAGSFAQSGMPVLVLTGLASEEEILEARSLGVVACLRKPFQVDALLAEVGKLLDGGPRP
- a CDS encoding HD domain-containing phosphohydrolase encodes the protein MSTAGTSILLVDDEPELLEVCAEALSDLAGKISTAGDGLQAATLIAQESYDLVISDLRMPGAGGMDLIKSVSRISPGTDVIVLTGFGTIDNAVECVRLGAVNYLLKPFRVESLRSAVIKALDERSMRQQQKAVSDLSRMLDLNNALSIQKDSKSLIKEFLLQVRSSFMPDGIAFFYGGSPNGNGNGNGNGVHGGRHVLIGPHFRDHPEVRAWFESLAGSLANRGRPLLLEEQLLRQAFGQRVSEGAVPASAIGVSVSGPEGTPGAVVALRAEGSSPYSLSDLHLLTLFAAHASLCFESHWACTRLKSVNDEIVFSLVHAVEAKDTYTRGHSERVSRYAARLGKFIGLEQREVDLVRTAGMLHDVGKIGVPDSILNKPAILEPHELPVMRQHPAIARNILGKVASLTDVLPVVYHHHERFDGTGYPDGLKGEDIPFLARLISVADGFEAMTTDRAYHRARSVDAARAILANGAGRQWDPGLVQAWLKLLDAGGLGAP